The following are from one region of the Candidatus Alcyoniella australis genome:
- a CDS encoding GDSL-type esterase/lipase family protein encodes MRKQTRIGKAGAAGIGRRLLFWSAFALICFLATLIGLVCLNQAAGKLRPQPRADVYKPIYDSDQWLPFVLKPGARIDAPYGVYGQYSELFARSDATYELSINSQGCRGPEFALPKPPGVLRVVLLGDSSTFGWDTPLEKTYGRLLEDALQQRFSGQTIEVVNAGEPNFSSWFGLIHLEHRVLSFEPDLLLVSFGRNDELDTAFSPQDLSRNLPDKQLVPRELGFTANMEWLTKRCQGNQARGPRNVLRSTALYRLLVRLIYGEQQYEDRGIELPEDVVYRVSVQDYEDNLREIARLARAAGADVLFIEIGVLHPQYREAMARVADELGAPFLGTFDLQMISSDWIKAQPRLAQDRELFLSILGEPAMNSSPGGWLWYTTDFCHPNAMGHAVIHRDLAPLVIEIIQRRLAVGRSPSSVL; translated from the coding sequence ATGAGAAAGCAAACGCGCATCGGCAAGGCGGGAGCAGCTGGCATCGGCCGCAGGCTGCTGTTCTGGTCCGCCTTTGCGCTGATCTGCTTCCTGGCTACGTTGATCGGCTTGGTCTGCCTCAACCAGGCGGCGGGCAAACTGCGACCGCAACCGCGGGCCGATGTCTACAAGCCGATCTACGACTCGGACCAATGGCTGCCCTTTGTGCTCAAACCCGGAGCGCGGATCGATGCGCCCTACGGCGTCTACGGCCAGTACTCGGAACTGTTCGCCCGCTCGGACGCAACCTACGAGCTGAGCATCAACAGCCAAGGCTGTCGCGGTCCCGAGTTTGCGCTGCCCAAGCCGCCGGGCGTTTTGCGCGTGGTGCTGCTCGGCGATTCCTCGACTTTCGGCTGGGACACGCCCCTGGAAAAGACCTATGGCCGTCTACTCGAGGATGCGCTGCAACAGCGGTTCAGCGGTCAGACAATCGAGGTGGTCAATGCCGGCGAGCCCAACTTCTCATCGTGGTTCGGCCTGATCCACCTGGAACACCGCGTGCTGAGCTTTGAACCGGACTTGCTACTTGTCAGCTTCGGACGTAACGACGAACTCGACACGGCGTTCAGCCCCCAGGACCTGAGCCGTAACCTGCCCGACAAGCAGCTTGTGCCGCGCGAGCTGGGATTTACCGCCAACATGGAGTGGCTGACCAAGCGTTGCCAAGGCAACCAAGCGCGCGGGCCGCGCAACGTCCTGCGCAGCACTGCGCTCTATAGGCTGCTGGTGCGGCTGATTTACGGCGAACAGCAGTACGAGGATCGCGGGATTGAGCTGCCGGAAGACGTGGTCTATCGCGTGAGCGTCCAGGACTACGAGGACAACCTACGCGAGATTGCGCGTCTGGCCCGCGCGGCGGGCGCCGACGTGCTGTTTATTGAGATCGGCGTGCTCCATCCGCAATACCGCGAGGCCATGGCGCGCGTTGCCGACGAGCTCGGCGCGCCGTTCCTGGGCACATTCGATCTGCAGATGATCTCGTCGGACTGGATCAAGGCGCAGCCGCGGTTGGCACAGGATCGCGAGCTGTTCCTCTCGATTCTGGGCGAGCCCGCGATGAACAGCAGCCCCGGCGGCTGGCTATGGTACACCACCGACTTTTGCCATCCCAACGCCATGGGGCACGCGGTGATCCACCGCGACCTGGCGCCGCTGGTGATCGAGATTATCCAGCGGCGGCTTGCAGTCGGCCGCAGCCCATCCAGCGTACTCTGA
- a CDS encoding NYN domain-containing protein, with translation MDFEWRFFTPNRLVQSIPDIFSELKALVEKIPEEQRSRQEEALERLWDTYKQYQDNPLTVKTDNLYKSIAFPSMFMAKTLQAIDLPHEAIQAANLATECFNLAKWEQKMVESLMTYLYCRLNAVQAEDFVLDQVQQTITEQVKTICRHRGYESDPRPACSFDLPLRRAQEAVWNTFSQHMERLSEENNEQYLAVLERELKSAWNFPSHDRLKERVRLFREQVSALLPEQVRLGIESGALRPFHEEIIPSELHDQIREAVKAGDKQQVVELISPTVESQLRTLGERLGEVLAFKPPYRPRSLPRDVYGRWVAAERLDSEGEISRAEQAFSQLFSEEPEYPILKEWLAYCQARLGNLTGAQRLLEQVVNVKRSNYLTFWNLACIHFKLEDLESAQKYLDQDFLLQNNMRNTDFIESILGLTILLGWDERVLHLIDHFPTNEYAALGLYLSNKIGNEERAANYLDRLLQLLSGPISFDPARVPGLTDPRPGAERLKRAFSYFIASGLEEQGAAYFIQRTRNFPNSYIDLEYLGCLYENMGKLEQAKNAFLRKAQITNRSRAHVSTKREVTSQLLQFVVRHKLTTLDPELLEEARELEVDQWLIEQAEPLIAQAAVEEIRSQPFSIDESAQPQPRYEQLPPPEPPRPVEPIDAAQLAADCAKLIKLDDLIPAYVLAERAVPGLEALGQVEGNVAATVRDALELARGIVEDQELEASHGDLDALNKLRIKAVEAQSALVGERAGSTSALVQMVERLVTELGRDVRLLPDLTIEAISPFLSSDAATTSLVLVVENREPMDQHEVSVTLDPVGDAAELLVTKKISIGEIPAGGRAYVKFKLRPIQSEGKAAFKVRAELTVNKQRCTVEPSAPLRVTVTDFFKAAGVSAITSPFLPLRDIPANRGELFVGRDNQLRSLTQSLSQIPQGRVPFLDGIKRVGKTSLFNFLAGSLPDEFCVVRLNLEGLLADPQTSKFAFYKGLCNRIAETMGSLGCLTNPPDLSALEKDPDSTLGEFFNAVSNDQRHCVLLFDEFQYAVEAILAKAKNGVDSSFLSLLSAAIDDGRFSAAFSSARRLDDLLHRLQHNLFSRVVRVELDLLTRRDHDQFLSSAFSSQKIVFPEELLQAAYQQTGGHPAFVHLLGDWLVVHALGEDMRTVLIPDDVLDAAEALAREEVYFSTWWDASMFNELDALVTRRLTELGSAGRDELLSSVSAAEQLEGRQSVERLMRYGIFREQDGKLSISAGMLSKHLSRLIETRGNLPYQTDGTVEPPVARNIALFVDHENLFLSLQTKLEERGIDLRDNKRMQHVIERLREQASQLGPMARCVAVANWDNPVFSAHQRLYRSTGFDTLMPPDADKDGADFEIYDEISRVSSEEPNVGTFILVSADRDFSRIIMRLRNQEGRSVRVWAVRGVSLSERYKQRLGKALEYVDDIIKL, from the coding sequence ATGGATTTCGAATGGAGATTTTTCACTCCCAATCGTTTGGTGCAATCAATCCCCGACATCTTTTCTGAGCTCAAGGCGCTGGTCGAGAAAATACCCGAGGAACAACGTTCACGTCAGGAAGAGGCGCTGGAGAGACTTTGGGATACCTACAAACAATACCAGGATAATCCCTTAACGGTTAAAACCGACAATCTCTACAAATCAATCGCCTTTCCCTCGATGTTCATGGCCAAGACCCTGCAGGCGATCGACCTGCCCCACGAGGCGATACAGGCCGCCAACCTGGCGACCGAGTGCTTCAACCTCGCCAAGTGGGAACAAAAAATGGTCGAGAGCCTGATGACCTATCTGTACTGCAGGCTCAATGCGGTGCAGGCCGAGGACTTCGTCCTGGACCAGGTGCAGCAGACGATCACCGAACAGGTCAAGACAATCTGCCGTCACCGCGGCTACGAGTCCGATCCGCGGCCGGCGTGCAGCTTCGATCTTCCCCTGCGCCGAGCGCAGGAGGCGGTGTGGAATACCTTCTCGCAGCACATGGAGCGGCTCTCCGAGGAAAACAACGAGCAATACCTGGCGGTGCTCGAACGCGAGCTTAAAAGCGCCTGGAACTTCCCGAGCCACGACCGGCTCAAGGAGCGCGTTCGGCTGTTCCGCGAGCAGGTCAGCGCCCTGCTCCCCGAGCAGGTGCGCCTGGGGATCGAGTCCGGGGCTCTGCGGCCGTTCCACGAGGAGATCATCCCCTCGGAGCTGCACGACCAGATCCGCGAAGCGGTCAAGGCCGGCGACAAACAACAGGTCGTCGAGCTGATTTCGCCCACTGTCGAGTCCCAACTGCGAACCCTGGGCGAGCGGCTGGGCGAGGTGCTGGCGTTCAAGCCGCCCTACCGTCCGCGCAGCCTGCCGCGCGATGTCTACGGCCGCTGGGTCGCGGCCGAGCGCCTCGACTCCGAGGGCGAGATCTCCCGGGCCGAGCAGGCGTTCTCCCAACTGTTCTCCGAGGAGCCGGAGTACCCGATCCTCAAGGAATGGCTGGCCTATTGCCAGGCCCGGCTGGGCAACCTCACCGGCGCCCAGCGTCTGCTCGAACAGGTTGTCAACGTCAAGCGCAGCAACTACCTGACCTTCTGGAACCTGGCCTGCATCCACTTCAAGCTCGAGGATCTGGAGAGCGCGCAGAAGTACCTGGACCAGGACTTCCTGCTGCAGAACAACATGCGCAACACCGACTTCATCGAGTCGATCCTCGGCCTGACGATCCTCCTGGGCTGGGATGAGCGTGTGCTGCACCTGATCGACCATTTCCCGACCAACGAATACGCCGCGCTGGGGCTCTACCTGTCGAACAAGATCGGCAACGAGGAGCGGGCGGCGAACTACCTCGACCGGCTGTTGCAGTTGCTCTCGGGCCCAATCAGCTTCGACCCGGCGCGGGTTCCGGGCCTGACCGATCCGCGGCCCGGCGCCGAGCGACTCAAGCGCGCCTTCAGCTACTTCATCGCCTCGGGCCTCGAGGAACAGGGCGCGGCTTACTTCATCCAACGCACGCGCAATTTCCCCAACAGCTATATCGATCTGGAATACCTCGGTTGCCTTTACGAGAACATGGGCAAACTCGAGCAGGCCAAGAACGCGTTCTTGCGCAAGGCGCAGATCACCAATCGCTCGCGTGCGCACGTCAGTACCAAACGCGAGGTGACCAGCCAGCTGCTGCAGTTCGTAGTGCGGCACAAACTGACGACCCTCGATCCGGAACTACTCGAGGAGGCGCGCGAACTAGAGGTCGATCAGTGGCTGATCGAGCAGGCCGAGCCGTTGATCGCCCAGGCTGCGGTCGAGGAGATTCGGTCGCAGCCGTTCTCGATTGACGAGAGCGCGCAGCCGCAGCCGCGCTACGAGCAGCTGCCGCCGCCCGAGCCGCCGCGTCCAGTGGAGCCGATCGACGCCGCGCAGCTCGCGGCCGATTGCGCCAAGCTGATCAAGCTCGACGACCTGATTCCGGCCTACGTCTTGGCCGAACGCGCCGTGCCCGGTCTCGAGGCACTGGGCCAGGTCGAGGGCAACGTGGCTGCGACCGTACGCGACGCTCTGGAGCTGGCGCGCGGGATTGTCGAGGATCAGGAACTTGAGGCCAGCCACGGCGATCTGGACGCGCTGAACAAACTGCGCATCAAAGCGGTCGAAGCCCAGTCCGCACTGGTCGGCGAACGGGCGGGTTCGACCAGCGCGCTGGTCCAGATGGTCGAGCGGCTGGTCACCGAACTGGGGCGCGACGTACGGCTGCTACCCGATCTGACAATCGAGGCGATCAGCCCGTTCCTCAGCTCCGATGCCGCGACGACCAGCCTAGTGCTCGTCGTAGAGAACCGCGAGCCGATGGACCAGCACGAGGTCAGCGTGACCCTCGATCCGGTCGGCGACGCGGCCGAGCTGCTGGTCACGAAAAAAATCTCGATCGGCGAGATTCCCGCGGGCGGGCGCGCTTACGTCAAGTTTAAGCTGCGGCCGATCCAGTCCGAGGGCAAGGCCGCCTTCAAGGTACGGGCCGAACTGACGGTCAACAAGCAGCGCTGCACGGTCGAGCCCAGCGCGCCGCTGCGCGTGACCGTGACCGATTTTTTCAAAGCAGCCGGCGTCTCGGCGATCACCTCGCCGTTCCTGCCGTTGCGCGACATCCCGGCCAACCGCGGCGAGCTGTTCGTCGGCCGCGACAACCAACTGCGCAGTCTTACCCAGAGCCTCTCGCAGATCCCACAAGGCCGCGTGCCGTTTCTCGACGGCATCAAGCGCGTGGGCAAGACCAGCCTGTTCAACTTCCTCGCCGGCAGCCTGCCCGATGAGTTCTGCGTGGTGCGGCTCAACCTCGAGGGGTTGCTCGCCGATCCGCAGACCTCGAAGTTCGCCTTTTACAAGGGGCTGTGCAACCGCATTGCGGAGACGATGGGCAGCCTTGGTTGCCTGACCAATCCGCCCGACCTCAGCGCACTGGAAAAAGACCCGGACAGCACCCTGGGCGAGTTCTTCAACGCCGTATCCAACGACCAGCGCCACTGCGTACTGCTGTTCGACGAGTTCCAGTACGCGGTCGAGGCGATCCTCGCCAAGGCCAAGAACGGAGTGGACAGCAGCTTCCTTTCGCTGCTCTCCGCGGCGATCGACGACGGTCGTTTCTCGGCCGCCTTCAGCTCGGCCCGGCGGCTGGACGATCTGCTGCACCGTCTGCAGCACAACCTGTTCTCGCGGGTGGTGCGTGTCGAGCTGGACCTGCTGACGCGCCGCGACCACGACCAGTTCCTGAGCTCGGCGTTCTCCTCGCAAAAGATCGTCTTCCCCGAGGAGCTGCTACAGGCCGCCTATCAGCAGACCGGCGGGCATCCGGCCTTCGTCCATCTGCTCGGCGACTGGCTGGTGGTCCACGCCCTGGGCGAGGACATGCGCACGGTGCTGATCCCGGACGACGTGCTCGACGCGGCCGAGGCCCTGGCCCGCGAGGAGGTCTACTTCTCAACGTGGTGGGACGCCTCGATGTTCAACGAGCTCGATGCCCTAGTGACCCGGCGGCTGACCGAGCTGGGGTCGGCGGGGCGCGATGAACTGCTCTCGTCGGTCTCCGCCGCCGAGCAGCTCGAGGGGCGCCAGTCGGTCGAGCGGCTGATGCGCTACGGCATCTTCCGCGAGCAGGACGGCAAGCTGTCGATCAGCGCCGGAATGCTAAGCAAGCACTTGTCCCGGCTGATCGAGACCCGCGGTAACCTGCCCTACCAGACCGACGGCACGGTTGAGCCGCCGGTTGCACGCAACATCGCACTGTTCGTGGATCACGAGAACCTGTTCCTCTCGCTGCAGACCAAGCTCGAGGAGCGCGGGATCGATTTGCGCGACAACAAGCGCATGCAGCACGTGATCGAGCGCCTGCGCGAGCAGGCGTCGCAACTGGGGCCGATGGCGCGTTGCGTGGCCGTGGCCAACTGGGACAATCCGGTATTCTCCGCGCACCAGCGGCTCTACCGCTCCACGGGCTTCGACACGCTGATGCCCCCGGACGCCGATAAGGACGGGGCCGACTTCGAGATCTACGACGAAATCTCCCGGGTTTCGTCGGAGGAGCCCAACGTCGGCACTTTCATTTTAGTCTCGGCCGACCGCGACTTCAGTCGGATCATCATGCGCCTGCGCAACCAGGAAGGACGCTCGGTGCGCGTCTGGGCCGTACGCGGCGTCAGCCTCTCCGAGCGCTACAAGCAACGCCTGGGTAAAGCCCTGGAATACGTGGACGACATCATTAAACTTTAA
- a CDS encoding ATP-dependent 6-phosphofructokinase has translation MRIGILTGGGDCPGLNAAIRAVVRKSKIYGWDCLGILSGWKGLMQLNARELDLRSVSGILPKGGTILGTSRTNPFKDEEGPKVVQKNIEHLHLDALVAIGGEDTLGVASKLHEMNVPVVGVPKTIDNDLMGTDVTIGFDTAVTVATEAIDRIHTTAESHNRVMIVEVMGRHAGWIALRAGMAGGADVTLIPEFPFKLSEVANLIIRRHNRGKNFSIVAVSEGAKFDEADGEKLITQGASIDEFGHVTLGGIGEVLSRKLRDATGFDARVTNLGHTQRGGTPTAYDRNLATQYGVMAVEMIKQGQFGMMASRTNGHFTSVDLSIVREGIKEVPAELYEVARAFFG, from the coding sequence GTGAGAATCGGAATTTTGACTGGAGGAGGCGACTGTCCCGGCCTGAATGCAGCGATCCGGGCGGTAGTACGCAAGTCCAAAATCTATGGTTGGGACTGCCTGGGTATCCTCAGCGGTTGGAAGGGATTAATGCAGCTCAACGCACGCGAGCTGGACCTGCGCAGCGTCTCGGGAATTCTGCCCAAGGGCGGCACGATCCTGGGCACCAGCCGGACTAATCCGTTTAAAGACGAAGAGGGGCCCAAGGTCGTTCAGAAGAACATCGAGCACCTGCACCTGGACGCGCTGGTGGCCATCGGCGGCGAGGACACCCTGGGCGTGGCCTCGAAGCTCCACGAGATGAACGTCCCGGTGGTCGGCGTACCCAAAACCATTGACAACGACCTGATGGGCACCGACGTCACCATCGGTTTCGACACCGCGGTAACCGTGGCCACCGAGGCCATCGACCGTATCCACACCACGGCCGAGAGTCACAACCGCGTGATGATCGTCGAGGTGATGGGTCGCCATGCGGGGTGGATCGCCCTGCGCGCCGGGATGGCCGGCGGCGCGGACGTGACGTTGATTCCCGAATTCCCGTTCAAACTCAGCGAGGTGGCCAACCTGATCATCCGCCGCCACAACCGCGGTAAAAACTTCTCGATCGTGGCGGTCAGCGAGGGGGCCAAGTTCGACGAGGCGGACGGCGAAAAGCTGATCACCCAGGGCGCTTCGATCGACGAGTTCGGCCACGTCACCCTCGGCGGTATCGGCGAGGTGCTCTCGCGTAAGCTACGCGACGCCACTGGGTTCGACGCCAGGGTCACCAACCTGGGACACACCCAGCGCGGCGGCACGCCCACGGCCTACGACCGCAACTTGGCCACGCAGTATGGTGTGATGGCCGTGGAGATGATCAAGCAAGGGCAGTTTGGCATGATGGCCTCGCGCACCAACGGCCACTTCACCTCCGTCGACCTGTCGATTGTCAGGGAGGGGATCAAAGAGGTTCCGGCCGAGTTGTACGAGGTGGCACGGGCCTTCTTCGGCTAA
- the rsmI gene encoding 16S rRNA (cytidine(1402)-2'-O)-methyltransferase: MLESKGTLYIVATPLGNRDDITLRAVELLAQADLVCAEDTREAARLFAHHNIKNKLISLYEHNEQQRIEPILERLLQGQRVALISDAGTPGLSDPGYRLIGAALERGIEVRPLPGPAALIAALSASGLPMERFCFTSFLPRKGARRLQRLAQLAVFPGTVVIYESPRRLAQLCGQALPIFGDRRAVLARELTKQHEQFVRSRLSELERLYHDEPPRGEVTLLIAPPEDHELSAEALRPLLLRARRPDEPPSKAASRIAREFGLPRSEVYAILTGQSDSTSEEE; this comes from the coding sequence ATGCTTGAATCTAAAGGAACACTGTATATCGTCGCCACGCCTCTGGGCAACCGCGACGACATCACCTTGCGTGCTGTAGAACTCTTGGCCCAGGCCGATTTGGTCTGCGCCGAGGACACTCGCGAGGCCGCACGACTGTTCGCCCACCACAATATAAAAAACAAGCTCATCAGTCTGTACGAACACAACGAGCAGCAGCGAATCGAACCGATTCTGGAGCGGCTGCTGCAGGGGCAGCGGGTGGCGCTGATCAGCGACGCGGGAACTCCGGGATTGAGCGACCCGGGGTACCGCCTGATCGGCGCGGCCCTCGAGCGCGGGATCGAGGTCCGGCCGCTGCCCGGTCCGGCGGCGCTGATCGCCGCGCTGTCGGCCTCGGGCCTGCCGATGGAACGTTTTTGCTTCACCAGTTTTTTACCGCGCAAGGGAGCCCGGCGGTTGCAGCGGCTGGCGCAACTGGCAGTCTTTCCCGGGACAGTTGTGATCTACGAGTCGCCGCGGCGGCTGGCCCAACTCTGCGGCCAGGCCCTGCCGATCTTCGGCGACCGCCGGGCCGTGTTGGCCCGGGAACTGACCAAGCAACACGAGCAGTTCGTGCGCAGTCGACTCAGCGAACTTGAGCGGCTTTACCACGACGAGCCGCCACGGGGCGAGGTCACGCTATTGATCGCACCGCCCGAGGACCATGAGCTCTCGGCCGAGGCATTGCGGCCGCTGCTGCTGCGCGCTCGTCGGCCCGATGAGCCGCCGTCCAAGGCCGCCTCGCGGATCGCCCGCGAGTTCGGCCTGCCGCGCTCCGAGGTCTACGCGATTCTCACCGGACAGAGCGATTCAACATCAGAGGAGGAATAG